In one Oscillospiraceae bacterium genomic region, the following are encoded:
- a CDS encoding peptidase, which translates to MNEIMERAKALEPKILEDRHNLHAIPELGVYTPQTAAYVSGRLREMGIEPKSCGIHTQADREMLRFAGFGDMPESTGVVGLIGQGGPCLLLRADMDALPIREKSGLPFAPQGEFSHMCGHDAHAAMLLGAAQILKDMEAELPGTVKLMFQPGEELGYGSRTMVEDGLLEHPKVDAAVALHVNSQLEVGRLQYCSGVSSGAMATFLVSIQGRGGHSSEPQKTIDPLHIATQLCSALNALVPKEVDPDEFATLTVGCLNAGRSSNIIPDTAELMISFRTLSPEAYDHLMVRIPELVELYVQAWRGTCSIRSMKTPSTFCDPAFTREVLPFVAEMLGGEPQLTPPSKGAEDFAHVTRQVPGFYAFLGAGSPENYPMHNPNMVLDERAFVLGSAVLANCAVEWLRHHSQG; encoded by the coding sequence ATGAACGAAATCATGGAGCGCGCCAAGGCGCTGGAGCCCAAAATCCTGGAGGACCGCCACAACCTCCACGCCATACCGGAGCTGGGGGTGTACACCCCGCAGACGGCGGCCTACGTGAGCGGGCGGCTGAGGGAGATGGGCATCGAGCCCAAGTCCTGCGGCATCCATACCCAGGCCGACCGGGAGATGCTCCGCTTCGCCGGGTTCGGCGATATGCCGGAGTCCACCGGCGTGGTGGGCCTGATCGGACAGGGCGGGCCCTGCCTGCTCCTCCGGGCCGACATGGACGCCCTGCCCATCAGGGAGAAGAGCGGACTGCCCTTTGCCCCCCAGGGGGAGTTCAGCCACATGTGCGGGCACGACGCCCACGCCGCCATGCTCCTGGGTGCGGCCCAAATTCTGAAGGACATGGAGGCGGAGCTTCCCGGCACGGTAAAGCTCATGTTCCAGCCCGGCGAGGAGCTGGGGTACGGCTCCCGCACCATGGTGGAGGACGGCTTGCTGGAGCACCCCAAGGTGGACGCCGCCGTGGCCCTGCACGTGAATTCCCAGCTGGAGGTGGGGCGGCTGCAATACTGCTCCGGGGTCTCCTCGGGGGCCATGGCCACCTTCCTCGTCAGCATCCAGGGCCGGGGCGGCCACTCCTCCGAGCCCCAGAAGACCATCGACCCGCTGCACATCGCCACGCAGCTCTGCTCCGCCCTGAACGCCCTGGTGCCCAAGGAGGTGGACCCGGACGAGTTCGCCACCCTCACCGTGGGGTGCCTGAACGCGGGGCGCTCGTCCAATATCATCCCCGACACGGCGGAGCTGATGATCTCCTTCCGCACCCTGAGCCCGGAGGCTTACGACCATCTGATGGTGCGGATCCCCGAGCTGGTGGAGCTCTACGTCCAGGCATGGCGGGGCACCTGCAGCATCCGCAGCATGAAGACCCCCAGCACGTTCTGCGACCCCGCCTTTACCCGGGAGGTGCTTCCATTTGTGGCCGAGATGCTGGGGGGCGAGCCCCAGCTGACCCCGCCCTCCAAGGGGGCGGAGGACTTTGCCCACGTGACCAGGCAGGTGCCCGGCTTCTACGCGTTCCTGGGCGCCGGATCTCCGGAAAACTACCCCATGCACAACCCAAATATGGTGCTGGACGAGCGCGCCTTTGTCCTGGGCAGCGCGGTGCTGGCCAACTGCGCCGTGGAGTGGCTCAGGCATCACAGCCAGGGATGA
- a CDS encoding 23S rRNA (guanine(745)-N(1))-methyltransferase, translated as MSLFCCPLCAAPLSRGERAYACPGGHSFDRAREGYVHLLPVDRKHSKSPGDDREMARARSRFLDGGWYAPLRRALCALALEHTGTEPAVLDAGCGEGYYTAGIHAALEQAGRSPRTAGVDLSKFALRRAARRAPGAEFAVASVYRLPVADASADLLVDCFSPLALEEFRRVLRPGGVFLYVVPAPEHLWELKRVLYDTPYLNPDEAVPYGGFEYLDIVPVEGRMALSGPEAMDLFRMTPYCWKTPRAGVERLEALEALEVGMAFRIHVFRRSGPRA; from the coding sequence ATGAGCCTGTTTTGCTGCCCGCTGTGCGCCGCGCCCCTGTCCCGGGGGGAGCGGGCCTACGCCTGCCCCGGCGGGCACAGCTTCGACCGGGCGCGGGAGGGGTACGTCCACCTGCTGCCCGTGGACCGGAAGCACTCCAAGTCCCCGGGGGACGACCGGGAGATGGCCCGGGCCCGCAGCCGCTTTCTGGACGGGGGCTGGTACGCCCCCCTGCGCCGGGCGCTGTGCGCTCTGGCCCTGGAACACACCGGGACGGAACCGGCGGTGCTGGACGCGGGGTGCGGCGAGGGCTACTACACCGCCGGGATCCACGCGGCGCTGGAGCAGGCGGGGCGCTCGCCCCGCACGGCGGGGGTGGACCTGTCCAAATTCGCCCTGCGCCGGGCGGCCCGGCGCGCGCCGGGGGCGGAGTTCGCCGTGGCCTCGGTCTACCGCCTGCCCGTGGCGGACGCCTCCGCCGACCTGCTGGTGGACTGCTTCTCCCCCCTGGCGCTGGAGGAGTTCAGGCGCGTGCTGCGCCCCGGCGGGGTGTTCCTGTACGTGGTGCCCGCGCCGGAGCACCTGTGGGAGCTCAAGCGGGTGCTCTACGACACGCCCTACTTAAACCCGGACGAAGCCGTGCCCTACGGGGGCTTCGAGTACCTGGACATCGTACCCGTGGAGGGCAGGATGGCCCTGTCCGGGCCGGAGGCCATGGATCTGTTCCGCATGACCCCCTACTGCTGGAAGACCCCCAGGGCGGGGGTGGAGCGGCTGGAGGCGCTGGAGGCGCTGGAGGTGGGCATGGCCTTCCGCATCCACGTGTTCCGGCGCAGCGGTCCCCGCGCTTAG
- a CDS encoding PspC domain-containing protein has product MNESKKLYRIEKGACVAGVCGGLGEYFNIDANLIRLGWVLFALFTCSTGGVLYLIAALILPKKSDIYPGF; this is encoded by the coding sequence ATGAACGAATCGAAAAAGCTGTACCGGATTGAAAAGGGCGCCTGCGTCGCCGGCGTGTGCGGCGGGCTCGGTGAGTATTTTAATATCGACGCCAACCTGATCCGCCTGGGCTGGGTGCTCTTCGCCCTGTTCACCTGCTCCACCGGCGGGGTGCTCTACCTCATAGCCGCGCTGATCCTGCCCAAGAAGAGCGACATCTACCCCGGTTTTTAA
- a CDS encoding C4-dicarboxylate ABC transporter, with amino-acid sequence MSLPQTKKKAFVLPHVLIILLIIMVIVTVLSLFIPSGEFARTELGAIDPTRFSYITNTTPITLRSFLSAIPQGIVESASTIVSILVISGVLHVIEETGAIAAGLQTLARASKGKETLIMVLLTLVFGIMGVIGFGEGALPFLPMSVAVSVSLGYDRMVGVASNLLGVAVGFTTGAFNMFTTGICQTLAGLTMFSGWAFRLTEFVICFAVLAVYMVRYCGRIKRDPSRSVIPEYAENPGAELAADNAPRVPFTWQRIVTLCILLFGFIFQAVGAIGLGWSMLDVTGMYVGLLVLVVVVNWANPNKACVDFLKGTTTVIPAVIVIGVARAIYLLMAQAKIVDTIIHAIATVFDGKSPFVIIILLYLVVIAFNFFVVSASGKAFILFPMLKPLADILGINQQVVVTTFQLGDGFTNYLFPTAGALMAGLELGGVTYQQWVRFSWKIITLLVVLGAVFSLAAQAIGLS; translated from the coding sequence ATGAGTTTGCCCCAGACGAAAAAGAAAGCCTTTGTCCTGCCGCACGTACTGATTATCCTGTTGATTATCATGGTGATCGTCACCGTCCTGTCCCTCTTTATCCCCAGCGGCGAATTCGCCCGCACCGAGCTGGGCGCCATCGACCCCACCCGGTTCAGCTACATCACCAACACCACCCCCATCACCCTGCGCAGCTTCCTCAGCGCCATACCCCAGGGCATCGTGGAGTCGGCCAGCACCATCGTCTCCATCCTGGTGATTTCCGGCGTGCTCCACGTCATTGAGGAGACCGGGGCCATCGCCGCCGGCCTCCAGACCCTGGCCCGCGCCTCCAAGGGCAAGGAGACCCTGATCATGGTCCTGCTCACCCTGGTGTTCGGCATCATGGGCGTCATCGGCTTCGGCGAGGGCGCGCTGCCCTTCCTGCCCATGTCCGTGGCCGTCAGCGTCTCGCTGGGCTACGACCGGATGGTGGGCGTGGCCAGCAATCTGCTGGGCGTGGCCGTGGGCTTCACCACCGGCGCCTTCAATATGTTTACCACCGGCATCTGCCAGACCCTGGCGGGCCTGACCATGTTCTCCGGCTGGGCCTTCCGCCTCACCGAGTTCGTGATCTGCTTCGCCGTCCTGGCCGTATACATGGTCCGCTACTGCGGCAGAATCAAACGGGATCCCTCCAGGAGCGTCATTCCCGAATACGCCGAAAACCCCGGCGCCGAGCTGGCGGCCGACAACGCCCCCCGGGTGCCCTTTACCTGGCAGCGGATCGTCACCCTGTGCATCCTGCTCTTCGGCTTCATCTTCCAAGCGGTGGGCGCCATCGGCCTGGGCTGGAGTATGCTGGACGTGACCGGCATGTACGTCGGCCTGCTGGTCCTGGTGGTTGTGGTCAACTGGGCCAACCCCAATAAGGCCTGCGTGGACTTCCTCAAGGGCACCACCACCGTCATCCCCGCCGTCATCGTCATCGGCGTGGCCCGGGCCATCTACCTGCTCATGGCCCAGGCCAAAATCGTGGACACCATCATCCACGCCATCGCCACCGTCTTTGACGGCAAGAGCCCCTTCGTCATCATTATTCTCCTCTACCTGGTGGTCATCGCCTTCAACTTCTTCGTGGTCTCCGCCAGCGGCAAGGCCTTCATCCTCTTCCCCATGCTCAAGCCCCTGGCCGACATCCTGGGCATCAACCAGCAGGTGGTGGTCACCACCTTCCAGCTGGGCGACGGGTTCACCAATTACCTCTTCCCCACCGCGGGGGCGCTTATGGCCGGGCTGGAGCTGGGCGGCGTAACCTACCAGCAGTGGGTCAGGTTCTCCTGGAAGATTATTACCCTCCTGGTGGTCCTGGGCGCGGTATTCTCCCTGGCGGCCCAGGCCATCGGCCTGTCCTGA